Proteins encoded within one genomic window of Pseudocalidococcus azoricus BACA0444:
- a CDS encoding calcium-binding protein → MTNNVENLILTGISDINGTGNALNNTIIGNAGINTLNGGMGDDYLDGGAGADNLVGGIGNDTYLVDNIGDLVTETSTITTEIDTVYASVTHTLTSNVENLFLTGTSALSGTGNALANTMTGNTGNNTLDGSFGADVLLGGDGSDLLIGGAGNDNLTGSNGNDFFRFNAPTEGIDTLTDFSKVSGNTDKIHILGSGFGGGLLLGTLASSRFILGTAATNTSQRFIYDQGTGSLFFDVDGLGGTAQAQIATLTSLPSLTASDIVVI, encoded by the coding sequence TTGACGAACAATGTTGAAAATTTGATCCTGACGGGAATCAGTGATATTAACGGAACTGGGAATGCCCTCAATAACACCATCATCGGCAATGCGGGCATTAACACACTCAATGGTGGGATGGGTGATGACTATTTAGATGGTGGGGCTGGGGCTGATAATCTTGTCGGTGGGATCGGTAACGATACTTATTTAGTGGACAACATTGGCGATCTAGTCACGGAGACTTCCACTATAACCACTGAGATTGACACCGTTTATGCTTCAGTCACCCATACCCTGACCAGCAATGTGGAAAATCTGTTTTTGACGGGCACATCTGCTCTCAGCGGCACAGGAAATGCTTTGGCGAATACCATGACGGGCAATACAGGCAATAATACTTTGGATGGAAGTTTTGGGGCAGATGTTCTTTTAGGTGGGGATGGCAGCGATCTGTTAATTGGGGGGGCTGGGAACGATAATCTTACGGGTAGCAACGGGAATGACTTTTTCCGGTTTAATGCCCCTACCGAAGGGATTGATACCCTTACGGATTTCAGTAAAGTGTCTGGGAATACGGATAAGATTCACATCCTTGGTAGTGGGTTTGGCGGTGGTTTATTACTAGGTACATTGGCTTCGTCTCGGTTTATTCTGGGTACGGCGGCCACTAACACCAGTCAGCGGTTTATTTATGACCAGGGAACAGGCAGCTTGTTCTTTGATGTGGATGGCTTAGGGGGAACAGCTCAGGCACAAATTGCCACTTTGACTAGCCTGCCTAGCTTGACCGCCAGTGATATTGTCGTTATTTAG
- a CDS encoding Rpn family recombination-promoting nuclease/putative transposase encodes MAYDNLCKSLVESNPRPFVTWLLGESVTEINILKTELSVEPIRADFVSFLEVGNQILHLEFQTQADPEMPLRMLDYYTRLYRQYRRPVRQIVLFLRETSSTGVQVDFFESASTRHHYQVIRLWEVAATKLLAFPTLWPLAILAKTENPDNLLTDVTQRLETLENRELRLSLTTYTYLLGGLKFKKEMLQQLLREEIMRESVTYRELVESSEQRGLQLGLQQGIQQGIQRGRQEGRQEGRQEGEVLLTLRLLQHKFGPLSDDLRQQICSLGIPQLESLAEALLDFQTPTDLATWLNQTPN; translated from the coding sequence ATGGCCTACGACAACCTCTGTAAATCCCTCGTAGAAAGTAACCCCAGGCCCTTTGTCACGTGGCTATTAGGAGAATCTGTCACTGAAATTAACATTCTCAAAACCGAACTATCCGTGGAACCGATCCGGGCCGATTTTGTTAGCTTTTTAGAAGTTGGCAATCAAATCTTACATCTCGAATTTCAAACCCAAGCCGACCCCGAAATGCCTTTACGAATGCTCGATTACTACACCCGGCTTTATCGCCAATACCGCCGGCCGGTCAGACAAATTGTTTTATTTCTCAGAGAAACAAGCTCAACTGGTGTCCAAGTAGACTTTTTTGAATCCGCCAGCACCCGGCATCACTATCAAGTCATTCGATTATGGGAAGTGGCAGCCACAAAACTCCTAGCATTTCCGACCCTGTGGCCCCTGGCAATTTTGGCAAAAACCGAAAACCCCGATAACCTATTAACTGATGTTACTCAGCGATTAGAAACCTTAGAAAACCGAGAATTACGACTGAGTTTAACAACCTACACCTACTTGTTGGGTGGGCTAAAGTTTAAGAAAGAGATGTTACAGCAACTACTACGGGAGGAGATTATGCGGGAATCTGTTACCTATCGGGAGCTAGTGGAAAGCAGTGAACAACGGGGACTTCAGCTAGGACTTCAACAAGGGATTCAACAAGGGATTCAACGTGGACGGCAAGAAGGGCGGCAAGAAGGACGACAAGAAGGTGAGGTTTTGCTAACCCTGCGGCTACTCCAGCATAAATTTGGCCCCCTGTCAGACGATCTCAGACAGCAGATTTGCAGTCTTGGCATTCCGCAACTAGAGAGTTTGGCTGAAGCCCTTTTAGACTTTCAAACCCCCACCGACCTGGCCACATGGCTAAACCAGACCCCGAACTAA
- the carB gene encoding carbamoyl-phosphate synthase large subunit, whose translation MPRRTDLKKILLIGSGPIVIGQACEFDYSGTQACKALREEGYEVILINSNPATIMTDPETADRTYIEPLTPEIVEKVIIAEQPDAMLPTMGGQTALNLAVTLAKSGVLEKHGVELIGAKLPAIEMAEDRKLFKEAMARIGVPVCPSGLAETMAESKAIAQQIGSYPLIIRPAFTLGGTGGGIAYNQEEFEEIAASGLDASPVSQILIEQSLIGWKEYELEVMRDLADNVVIICSIENIDPMGIHTGDSITVAPAQTLTDKEYQRLRDASIKIIREIGVETGGSNIQFAVNPETGDFIVIEMNPRVSRSSALASKATGFPIAKMAAKLAVGYTLDEIPNDITRKTPASFEPTIDYVVTKIPRFAFEKFPGSQPVLTTQMKSVGEAMAMGRTFQESFQKALRSLETGRAGWGCDKAEKLPSLEQIRANLRTPNPDRILTVRQALLMQMTVEDIYELTAIDRWFLNEFKELLDTEKFLKRKALTQITADEMWTVKQQGFSDRQIAYATKSTEDQVRAYRKSLAVIPVYKTVDTCAAEFEATTPYYYSAYERPTQRVNLETGQVETIAPDSEVLPATKPRVMILGSGPNRIGQGIEFDYCCCHAAYALSADGYETIMVNSNPETVSTDYDTSDRLYFEPLTKEDVLNIIEVEKPVGVIIQFGGQTPLKLAVPLQAYLNQQGPEGTTKIWGTSPDSIDIAEDRERFERILRELNIPQPANGLARSFNEALAVAQRISYPVVVRPSYVLGGRAMEIVYSDSELERYMTYAVQVEPDHPILIDKFLENAIEVDVDAIADAQGNVVIGGVMEHIEQAGIHSGDSACSLPPQTLPPQILETIRGWSVALAKALNVVGLMNLQLAVQGDQIFMIEANPRASRTVPFVSKAIGVPLAKIAARLMSGKTLAELGLTQEIIPNHVAVKEAVLPFEKFAGTDTLLGPEMRSTGEAMGIDVDFGQAFAKSQLSANQKLPLSGTVFVSMSNRDKKAIAPVIKDLQALGFHVLATEGTRAALLEYGLENIELVLKLHEGRPNVLDAIKNQQIHLIFNTPSGEEAQADGRLIRRSALTYKIPMVTTIAGAKATAAAIRALQTNPLQVKAIQDYH comes from the coding sequence ATGCCCCGTCGTACTGACCTGAAAAAAATTCTTCTGATTGGCTCAGGGCCCATTGTGATTGGCCAGGCCTGTGAATTTGACTACTCTGGCACCCAGGCCTGTAAAGCATTACGGGAAGAAGGCTACGAGGTAATCCTGATTAACTCCAATCCGGCCACGATCATGACGGATCCAGAAACGGCCGACCGCACCTATATTGAGCCGTTAACTCCAGAAATTGTCGAAAAGGTGATTATTGCCGAACAACCCGATGCGATGCTCCCGACCATGGGCGGCCAAACAGCCTTGAACTTGGCGGTGACGTTAGCAAAATCCGGCGTTCTCGAAAAACATGGCGTGGAATTGATCGGCGCAAAACTCCCGGCAATCGAAATGGCGGAAGACCGAAAACTCTTTAAAGAAGCGATGGCTCGGATTGGCGTACCGGTCTGTCCCTCGGGCCTAGCGGAAACCATGGCAGAATCCAAAGCCATTGCCCAGCAAATCGGGAGCTATCCCCTGATCATTCGGCCGGCGTTTACATTGGGGGGAACCGGGGGTGGGATTGCCTATAACCAGGAAGAATTTGAAGAAATAGCTGCCTCGGGGTTAGATGCCAGTCCGGTATCCCAGATTTTGATTGAGCAGTCGTTAATTGGCTGGAAAGAATACGAGCTGGAGGTGATGCGGGACTTAGCCGATAACGTTGTGATTATTTGCTCGATTGAAAACATTGACCCGATGGGGATTCATACCGGCGACTCAATTACAGTGGCTCCAGCTCAAACCCTGACGGATAAAGAATACCAACGCCTGCGGGATGCCTCGATCAAGATCATTCGGGAAATTGGGGTGGAAACCGGCGGCTCGAACATTCAATTTGCCGTCAATCCCGAAACGGGCGATTTTATTGTGATTGAGATGAATCCCCGCGTCTCCCGGTCTTCTGCCTTAGCCTCTAAAGCAACTGGCTTTCCAATTGCCAAGATGGCGGCCAAACTGGCGGTGGGTTATACCCTGGATGAAATTCCCAATGACATTACCCGGAAAACCCCGGCCAGCTTTGAACCAACGATTGACTATGTGGTGACGAAAATTCCCCGCTTTGCCTTTGAAAAATTTCCCGGTTCTCAACCTGTGCTGACCACCCAAATGAAATCTGTTGGGGAAGCGATGGCCATGGGACGCACATTCCAAGAGTCATTTCAAAAAGCCTTACGCTCTCTGGAAACTGGCCGGGCCGGTTGGGGCTGTGACAAAGCCGAAAAACTTCCCAGTCTGGAGCAAATTCGGGCCAATTTACGCACACCGAACCCCGATCGCATTTTGACGGTGCGCCAGGCCCTGTTGATGCAGATGACTGTGGAGGATATTTATGAACTGACCGCGATTGATCGTTGGTTTTTGAACGAGTTCAAGGAGCTATTGGACACCGAAAAATTCCTCAAACGCAAGGCTTTAACTCAGATCACGGCCGATGAAATGTGGACGGTGAAGCAACAGGGGTTTAGTGATCGCCAAATTGCCTATGCGACCAAATCCACGGAAGATCAGGTGCGAGCTTATCGTAAATCCTTGGCGGTAATTCCCGTCTATAAAACTGTGGATACCTGTGCCGCCGAATTTGAAGCCACCACCCCCTACTACTATTCCGCCTATGAACGCCCCACCCAACGGGTGAATTTAGAAACCGGCCAAGTGGAAACCATTGCCCCCGACTCAGAAGTTTTACCAGCGACAAAACCGCGGGTGATGATTTTGGGTTCTGGCCCGAACCGGATTGGCCAAGGGATTGAATTTGACTATTGTTGTTGTCACGCGGCCTATGCCCTCTCTGCCGATGGCTATGAAACGATCATGGTCAACTCCAACCCGGAAACCGTTTCCACCGACTACGACACCAGCGACCGCCTTTATTTTGAACCCCTGACTAAAGAAGATGTCTTAAACATTATCGAAGTCGAAAAACCTGTGGGCGTGATCATTCAATTTGGCGGGCAAACTCCCTTAAAACTGGCAGTGCCGTTGCAGGCCTATCTGAATCAACAGGGGCCCGAAGGCACAACCAAAATTTGGGGCACCTCGCCGGATTCTATTGACATTGCCGAAGATCGGGAGCGGTTTGAACGGATTTTACGAGAACTTAATATTCCCCAACCTGCCAATGGCCTGGCCCGTAGTTTTAATGAAGCCCTCGCCGTCGCCCAACGAATTAGTTATCCCGTCGTCGTCCGGCCCAGTTACGTTTTAGGCGGACGGGCGATGGAAATTGTCTATTCCGATAGTGAACTGGAACGCTACATGACCTATGCCGTGCAAGTGGAGCCGGATCACCCAATTTTGATTGATAAGTTTCTCGAGAATGCGATTGAGGTGGATGTGGATGCCATTGCCGATGCCCAGGGGAATGTGGTCATTGGGGGGGTGATGGAGCACATTGAACAGGCCGGGATTCACTCCGGAGATTCAGCCTGTAGCTTGCCGCCTCAAACCTTGCCGCCGCAGATTTTAGAAACAATCCGGGGATGGAGTGTCGCCCTAGCCAAAGCCCTAAATGTGGTGGGTCTGATGAATTTGCAGTTGGCGGTCCAGGGGGATCAAATTTTTATGATTGAAGCCAACCCCCGCGCCTCTCGGACTGTTCCCTTTGTTTCTAAGGCCATTGGGGTTCCCCTGGCGAAAATTGCCGCCCGGTTGATGTCGGGGAAAACCTTAGCCGAACTGGGCTTAACCCAAGAAATTATTCCCAACCATGTAGCTGTCAAGGAAGCGGTCTTGCCCTTTGAGAAATTTGCTGGCACTGATACCTTGCTTGGCCCGGAAATGCGCTCAACAGGAGAGGCCATGGGGATTGACGTGGATTTTGGCCAGGCCTTTGCTAAGTCCCAACTTTCAGCCAATCAAAAACTGCCATTATCGGGAACCGTATTTGTGTCCATGAGTAATCGGGATAAAAAAGCCATTGCCCCGGTGATCAAAGATTTACAGGCCCTGGGCTTTCATGTCTTAGCGACAGAAGGTACAAGGGCGGCGTTGTTAGAGTATGGCCTGGAGAATATTGAGCTAGTCCTCAAACTCCATGAAGGGCGGCCGAATGTTTTGGATGCGATTAAAAACCAACAAATCCACCTGATCTTTAACACCCCTTCTGGAGAAGAAGCCCAGGCCGATGGTCGCCTGATTCGCCGTTCAGCTTTGACCTATAAAATCCCGATGGTAACAACTATTGCGGGAGCCAAAGCAACTGCCGCGGCCATTAGAGCTTTGCAAACCAATCCCCTACAGGTAAAAGCAATTCAGGATTACCATTAA